The Fibrobacter sp. UWB2 genomic interval CTCGACAATGCGGCAACCCCGATGGGCCTCAAGGCCATGAAGCAGCTCCAAGACCTGAATCCGAACGACGACAAGACAGTCGCAAGCGATTCGCAAATTATGTTCCTCGTTTTAAACGCAAGCGGACTTACGCTAATTCCTGTTAGCATAATGACTTACCGCGCACAGCTCGGCGCCGCAAACCCGAGCGACGTGTTCCTCCCGCTCCTCCTCTCGACGTTTTTCAGCACCATCGCAGGCATCTTTGCACTCAGCTTTTTCCAGAAAATCAAGCTCAAGGACCCTGTAACCGTCATGTGGCTCGGCGGCATCAGCGCCTGCGTTATCGCCGTGATGTTCTACTTTAGCCACCTCACTGCCGAAGCTCTCGGCACCACAAGCCTTTTCATCAGTGGTCTTGTGCTGTTCGGTGTCATCGTTGCATTCCTTGGCCTCGCCTGCTATAAGAAAGTCCAGGCATACGAAGCATTTGTAGAGGGCGCCAAGGAAGGTTTCAACACCGCTGTGATGATTATCCCGAACCTCGTCGCAATTCTCGTGGGTGTCGCCGTGTTCCGCGCAAGCGGAGCCATGGACTTAGTGATGAACGGCATCTCAGCTTTGCTCGGCCTTATCGGCGTCGGAAACGACGTCGTCCCTGCACTCCCCACCGCCCTTATGAAGCCCCTTAGCGGTAGCGGTGCACGCGGCATGATGATCGACGCCATGAAGAATCTTGGCCCGGATAGCTTTGCAGGCCGCCTCAGTTGCATGTTCCAAGGAGCAGCCGACACGACGTTCTACATCATCGCCGTATATTTCGGCTCCGTGGGCGTCAAAAAGACCCGCCACGCCGTCACCTGCGCCCTCATTGCAGACGCCGTTGGCGTTATCGCAGCCATCATCATCGCCTACATTTTCTTCCCACCTATCCACTAGTATTGTGATGATACACACGCGTTCTAAGATGGAATAAAAATATTGTGTTATATTAAATATTTTTTAACCTTTCTAAAAATTTTTATTTACATTTAGAACGCTAATTTGGTGTATAATGTGTGGACTTTAAGGGGTGAAAATGGACTACGTCATTTTCAGTAGTGTTTATAAAGACTTTAGGGATGCGATTTTAGATAATATTCCTGATATGACAGCGATGAGCAAACGAGTCAGCGCTGCCATTCCTCCTATATGTAATATTTTAAACATTGGCTTTATAAAAATTAAACTTATTGCCCCTAGTTCCATCATTGCGCGTAACGGTCTAAACCAAGAACAAGTCATGTACGAAGACCCGAACGGTTTTGAGTCAATGCCGATTATCCAAACCTACAGAACAGGCGAAAACGGCATGGCCACCATCGAAATCCGCGCCAAAAAGAGCCACAAGTTTACACCCCCTGAACTGCAAGCCGCAAAACTCATCAGCGATGACATATTCATCATTCTCGGACGTTCCCGCCTGATGAGCGCAATCCACTACGCAAGCCAAACCGATACAATGACAGGCGCACCGAACACGGCACAACTAGTCCATCACAGTATCGAACTCAAGGCCAAAAACAAGCTGCAGAACTTCAGCGGGCTTTTCCTGAACCTCAAAAACTACAAGTACATCAACCAGTCCAAATCCCCCGCTATCGGCGACATGGGAATTACCTGCTTTACACGTTCCGTCATGGCTATGTGTCACGATGACGAAATGATAGCAAGACTTGGCGGCGACAACTTCTTTGTGCTTGTGAAAAAGGAAAACAGGGACATATTCGTCAAGGCGCTCTCCTCCATGAACGTCTCCGTGACCGTTCCACACGGCCCGACCATCCCGCTGACCATCCAAAGCCGCATCGGTGTCTACGACATCCAGCCGCAAGATTCGATGAACGAGATTATGCACTGCAGCTCGGTCGCCCTGAACGAATCTAGACTCCATCCGGGCAACGACATCGTCTATTTCACCAAGAAGATGCTCGAAGACGCCTATCACGAAAAAGAGATTTCTTCCCTTTTCCGCGAAGCATTGCGCCGCAAGGAATTTATCGTCTACTACCAGCCCAAGGTCTCCGTCAAGGACCAGAAACTTTGTGGCTGCGAAGCCCTCGTGCGCTGGAACCGCAATGGACAGGTCATCCCGCCAAGCGAATTTTTGCCCATTCTCGAAAAAGAAGCCTCCATTTGCCTTCTCGATTTTTACGTATTCCGCAAGGTCTGCGAAGATATCCGTAATTGGCTGGACGCAGGTATTGAACCGGTCCGCGTGTCCTCCAACTTTTCAAGGCACCACCTCGGCAACCCGCATTTGACTGAAGATATCCTTGCCATCATGAAGGAATACAATATCGATAGCAAGTTTATCGAAATTGAGCTCACGGAATCCTCCAATTTTGAAGACAAAATCGCCATGCAGAAGTTCGTGAACGGACTCCGCCAACATGGTATTTCCGTCTCTATCGATGACTTTGGTACAGGCTACTCCACTTTCGCCGCCATCAAAGACTTGAATGTCAACGTCATCAAGCTCGACAAGTCGCTCCTCGACCACATCGGTGACGAAAAGTACCACGATGAAGTTGTCATCAAGAACATGGTGAACATGATCAACGAGCTCCATCTCGAAGTCGTGGCAGAAGGTGTCGAAAACACTAAGCAGCTCGACTTCTTGCAGAACGCCAAGTGCTCGATTATTCAGGGATTCCTATTCGACAAGCCGCTGACTAAGGAAGATTTCGAAAAGCGACTTTCGAACGAAGTCACTTATACGCACATCTCTTAAAAGAACATCCAGACCGCCATCCACAGGACGATGAGTCCAAACTCGATTTCCCTTGAAATTCGAGCCATAAAACTACAGCCAAGCGCAATCCCGGCTATAGCGGCAAGACGTATCCACGGAGCCTCCGCCCCCATCTGGTAAAGCGAAGCATTCCCAACAAGTTCCACCCAAAGCCAAAACGTCTGGGCAAGCACCATAAAGCGCCTACGGTTTTCGCGCAAACCGGTCGTAAACACACATAGCGCAAGCGCCACCATACGGAACGGATAGTTTTCTAGAATCGGGTCGCCAAAGTTACCGACAAACGCCGTATACAAGCAGCTCGTCATGACGATAAGGAACATCACGAGCGTGATGCGGAACATCCCCTTTATTTTCCAGAGGAACGCCGCAAAAACAAGGCACAAAAGGCAAGCCACCGCATTTGCAAACATGCTCATTTGCAGCCCCCTTTGCGTTTCTTCGAAAAGCCAAGATGAGCCAATGGTTGCAGACAGACTAACAGACTACTCACGTATGCGCCGAACGGCCCCGCCAAATTAATCCAGTCCGAAGTGAGGTAGCCATACACCACCGCGGCAAGCACGCCACACAGCACAGGCAACCGCACCACCTTGAATTCTGGAGCCGAGAACGGCGAATAATACTTTTGTCCATCGGTATCGCTAACTTCACCATCTGAACTATCGCTTTCCTCGCCCATCAGGATTTCATCGTTTTCAAAGAATCGCGAAAGCAAAAAGCGCACGCCAAAGAAGAGCGCGACAAACAACGCGCCACCTGCAAACATCAAGCTTGCGTTCGCAAATGTAGCGTTTGAAAAGAAATGATAGTCGTTATGGTTTACAACAAAGTCACATTTAAGCAACACACCAAACAAAATGCTCGAAACGACAAGCAAACGGCCCCAGAGATTTTCGCGGACCACCTCAAAGAACAACAGCTGCGGGAGCACACACGCAAAGACAAAAGCGGTATAGCTCCCCACACCCTTCAAAAGTATAAGCCAAAGGAACAACAAAGACACAAACCAGCTACAAAGCATCAAGAAGCGTTCTATAAGGCGGTTGTAGTAGTTTTCAAACGAAAGCAAGGCTATCGAATTTGAGAGTCCCGTATAAAAGACAATCGAAACCACGTATAAAGGAAAGAACGCGCCCTGCCACATGGAATTTTCAATTTTTGCGTAATCCAGCGCAAACTCCGAGACCA includes:
- a CDS encoding nucleoside recognition domain-containing protein, which translates into the protein MVLNVIWLVFFFGAFIACIVQWLAFGDTGIFNKAILGAFDMSKTAFEIALGLTGILSLWLGILKIGEKAGAIQILAKIVQPLFSRLFPEIPKGHPVVGTMLMNISANMLGLDNAATPMGLKAMKQLQDLNPNDDKTVASDSQIMFLVLNASGLTLIPVSIMTYRAQLGAANPSDVFLPLLLSTFFSTIAGIFALSFFQKIKLKDPVTVMWLGGISACVIAVMFYFSHLTAEALGTTSLFISGLVLFGVIVAFLGLACYKKVQAYEAFVEGAKEGFNTAVMIIPNLVAILVGVAVFRASGAMDLVMNGISALLGLIGVGNDVVPALPTALMKPLSGSGARGMMIDAMKNLGPDSFAGRLSCMFQGAADTTFYIIAVYFGSVGVKKTRHAVTCALIADAVGVIAAIIIAYIFFPPIH
- a CDS encoding bifunctional diguanylate cyclase/phosphodiesterase, with amino-acid sequence MDYVIFSSVYKDFRDAILDNIPDMTAMSKRVSAAIPPICNILNIGFIKIKLIAPSSIIARNGLNQEQVMYEDPNGFESMPIIQTYRTGENGMATIEIRAKKSHKFTPPELQAAKLISDDIFIILGRSRLMSAIHYASQTDTMTGAPNTAQLVHHSIELKAKNKLQNFSGLFLNLKNYKYINQSKSPAIGDMGITCFTRSVMAMCHDDEMIARLGGDNFFVLVKKENRDIFVKALSSMNVSVTVPHGPTIPLTIQSRIGVYDIQPQDSMNEIMHCSSVALNESRLHPGNDIVYFTKKMLEDAYHEKEISSLFREALRRKEFIVYYQPKVSVKDQKLCGCEALVRWNRNGQVIPPSEFLPILEKEASICLLDFYVFRKVCEDIRNWLDAGIEPVRVSSNFSRHHLGNPHLTEDILAIMKEYNIDSKFIEIELTESSNFEDKIAMQKFVNGLRQHGISVSIDDFGTGYSTFAAIKDLNVNVIKLDKSLLDHIGDEKYHDEVVIKNMVNMINELHLEVVAEGVENTKQLDFLQNAKCSIIQGFLFDKPLTKEDFEKRLSNEVTYTHIS